A single region of the Bacillus cereus genome encodes:
- a CDS encoding oxidoreductase, with protein sequence MNKKIAIITGSSSGFGLLTTLELAKKDYLVIATMRNLEKQVNLLSQAAKLNLQQNIKVQQLDVTDQSSIHSFQLFLKEINRVDLLINNAGYANGGFVEEIAVEEYRKQFETNLFGAISITQLVLPYMREQKSGKIINISSISGQVGFPGLSPYVSSKYALEGWSESLRLEVKPFGIDVVLVEPGSYNTNIWEVGKQLATNQSETTSPYKEYMDKIQKHINSGSDTFGNPIDVANKIVEIADAKRTTLRYPIGKGVKFMIFAKKVLPWRLWEFLVLRSFKKM encoded by the coding sequence ATGAATAAAAAAATCGCAATTATTACAGGATCCTCAAGTGGATTTGGGCTATTAACTACACTTGAACTTGCAAAAAAAGATTATTTAGTTATCGCTACAATGCGAAACCTTGAAAAGCAAGTAAACTTACTATCTCAAGCTGCTAAACTCAACTTACAACAAAATATAAAAGTTCAACAATTAGATGTAACAGACCAAAGTTCTATACATAGCTTCCAATTATTTTTAAAAGAAATAAACAGAGTAGACCTTCTCATTAATAATGCAGGATATGCAAATGGGGGCTTTGTAGAAGAAATTGCAGTAGAGGAATACCGTAAACAATTTGAAACGAACCTTTTTGGAGCTATATCAATCACTCAGCTTGTCTTACCATATATGAGAGAACAGAAAAGCGGAAAAATCATTAATATAAGCAGTATTAGTGGCCAAGTTGGATTCCCTGGTCTATCCCCTTACGTTTCTTCAAAATATGCATTAGAAGGATGGAGTGAATCCCTTCGTTTAGAAGTAAAACCTTTCGGAATAGATGTTGTATTAGTGGAACCAGGCTCTTATAACACCAATATATGGGAAGTTGGTAAACAACTAGCTACAAATCAATCTGAAACTACTTCTCCTTACAAAGAATATATGGATAAAATACAAAAACATATTAATAGCGGCAGTGATACATTTGGTAATCCGATAGATGTTGCTAATAAAATCGTTGAAATTGCTGACGCAAAACGTACTACATTACGATATCCGATTGGAAAAGGCGTAAAATTTATGATTTTTGCGAAGAAAGTTCTTCCTTGGAGATTGTGGGAGTTTCTTGTTTTGAGGAGTTTTAAGAAGATGTAA
- a CDS encoding ABC transporter permease, protein MNNIPRIPLGEWVDSFVASLYEHFEGLFRGFSYIIGGFVDLLTNFLTIIPAILMIIILCFLIWYTTRKLSLVIFTLIGLLFILNINYWAQTMQTLALVLTSVIISIIVGIPIGILASQNERFSKFLKPTLDFMQTMPAFVYLIPAITFFGVGVVPGIIASVIFAMPPTIRFTDLGIRQVPEDLIEAANAFGSTASQKLFKVQLPLATGTIMAGVNQSIMLSLSMVVTASLVGAPGLGVDVYRSVTQVNIGMGFEAGLAIVVIAIILDRITQGFHTKRK, encoded by the coding sequence ATGAATAATATTCCGCGCATTCCATTAGGCGAATGGGTTGATTCATTTGTTGCAAGTTTATATGAGCACTTTGAAGGGCTGTTTCGAGGGTTCTCATATATTATCGGCGGATTCGTTGATTTACTCACTAATTTTTTAACAATAATACCAGCCATATTGATGATTATTATCCTATGTTTCCTCATTTGGTACACAACGAGGAAATTATCTTTAGTCATTTTTACGCTCATCGGATTATTATTTATTTTAAATATTAACTACTGGGCACAAACGATGCAAACATTAGCACTCGTACTTACGTCTGTTATTATTTCAATTATTGTCGGAATTCCAATTGGCATTTTAGCATCTCAAAATGAACGTTTCTCAAAATTTCTAAAACCGACATTAGATTTTATGCAAACAATGCCAGCCTTCGTTTATTTAATACCAGCCATTACGTTTTTTGGTGTAGGCGTTGTTCCTGGTATTATTGCTTCCGTTATTTTTGCAATGCCACCGACAATTCGCTTTACAGACTTAGGAATTAGACAAGTTCCAGAAGATTTAATTGAAGCAGCGAATGCATTTGGATCCACAGCATCACAAAAACTATTTAAAGTACAATTACCACTTGCAACTGGAACGATCATGGCTGGAGTGAACCAAAGTATTATGCTTTCGCTATCAATGGTTGTAACAGCTTCACTTGTAGGAGCGCCAGGACTTGGCGTCGATGTATATCGCTCTGTTACACAAGTAAATATCGGAATGGGATTTGAAGCTGGACTAGCTATCGTCGTGATTGCGATTATATTAGACCGCATTACACAAGGGTTTCATACAAAAAGAAAATAA
- a CDS encoding DUF4181 domain-containing protein has translation MEKVVRKKLNIPKQTDWNSKYVNNAHKWGTRALIISYIIVTMICATLNPVYISNLPLLFLITLYCFQSYMEWKYDKESREYVISLGTVPLLIITGIMINLFFYSYWI, from the coding sequence TTGGAAAAAGTAGTGAGAAAAAAATTAAATATACCGAAACAAACTGACTGGAATAGTAAATATGTAAACAACGCTCATAAATGGGGTACTAGGGCTCTTATCATTTCTTATATAATTGTAACGATGATATGTGCCACTTTAAATCCCGTTTATATTAGTAATTTACCCCTATTATTTTTAATAACTTTATACTGCTTTCAATCATATATGGAGTGGAAATATGATAAAGAATCGAGGGAATATGTCATTTCTTTAGGAACAGTTCCATTATTAATAATAACAGGAATTATGATTAATCTTTTCTTTTATAGTTATTGGATTTAA
- a CDS encoding septum formation initiator: MGGDAILSKNKKRNDAMTIGVAIGVVIGVIPGVFTDHIAIGIAIGIAVGIGITVLKK; the protein is encoded by the coding sequence ATGGGAGGAGATGCAATTTTGTCTAAAAATAAAAAAAGAAATGATGCTATGACAATTGGTGTCGCTATAGGTGTTGTAATCGGTGTAATTCCTGGTGTATTTACTGATCATATAGCAATCGGAATAGCGATTGGGATTGCAGTTGGAATTGGGATTACAGTTTTGAAGAAATAA
- the acoA gene encoding acetoin:2,6-dichlorophenolindophenol oxidoreductase subunit alpha, with product MLKTTESKGNEISKEQARWMYEKMLEIRKFEDKVHELFAQGVLPGFVHLYAGEEAVAVGVCAHLTDSDSITSTHRGHGHCIAKGCDLNGMMAELFGKATGLCKGKGGSMHIADLNKGMLGANGIVGGGFPLACGSALTAKYKGTKDVSVCFFGDGANNEGTFHEGVNLAAIWKLPVIFIAENNGYGEATTFEYASSCDSIADRAKAYNIPGVQVDGKDLLAVYKAAEEAIERARNGGGPTIIECMTYRNYGHFEGEAQTYKTSEEKEEHLNEKDAIVHFRKHLIHEGLLTENELVDMEKAVDEAVQKSIEFSENSPYPEDAELLKDVYVSYK from the coding sequence ATGTTAAAAACAACTGAAAGTAAAGGGAATGAAATTTCGAAAGAACAAGCTCGTTGGATGTATGAAAAAATGTTAGAGATTCGTAAGTTTGAAGATAAGGTACATGAATTGTTCGCTCAAGGCGTGCTGCCAGGTTTCGTTCATTTATACGCAGGTGAAGAAGCGGTAGCAGTTGGTGTATGTGCCCACTTAACAGATAGTGACAGTATTACAAGTACGCATAGAGGACATGGACATTGTATCGCAAAAGGCTGTGATTTAAACGGTATGATGGCTGAACTTTTTGGGAAAGCGACAGGATTATGTAAAGGAAAAGGCGGCTCAATGCATATTGCCGATTTAAATAAAGGAATGCTTGGTGCGAATGGAATTGTAGGCGGCGGTTTCCCACTTGCTTGCGGTTCAGCATTAACAGCTAAATATAAAGGAACGAAAGATGTAAGTGTTTGTTTCTTCGGTGACGGAGCAAATAATGAAGGGACATTTCATGAAGGAGTTAATTTAGCGGCGATTTGGAAGTTACCAGTTATTTTTATCGCAGAAAATAATGGTTACGGTGAAGCAACGACATTTGAATATGCTTCAAGTTGTGATTCCATTGCAGATCGAGCGAAAGCTTACAATATTCCAGGTGTTCAGGTGGATGGGAAAGATCTACTTGCAGTATATAAAGCCGCGGAAGAAGCGATAGAACGTGCGCGTAATGGCGGTGGACCAACAATTATTGAATGTATGACATATCGTAACTACGGTCATTTTGAAGGGGAAGCACAAACATATAAAACTTCAGAAGAAAAAGAAGAGCATTTAAATGAAAAAGATGCGATTGTGCATTTCCGTAAGCATTTAATTCATGAAGGCTTATTAACAGAAAATGAACTTGTTGATATGGAAAAGGCAGTAGATGAAGCAGTCCAAAAATCAATTGAATTTAGTGAAAATAGTCCATATCCAGAGGATGCAGAATTATTAAAAGATGTATACGTTTCTTACAAATAA
- a CDS encoding NUDIX domain-containing protein, producing MKIPKLRAEVMILNEDHSKVLVQCDLSKTFYRFPGGSIEFGEIAKEAIMRELMEEYDLKIDVQELAVVNEHIFEWNNEKGHHCTLIHWGTVEEIITNEIRHKEHEDIILIWKSLDELKEKPIYPIGILNYLEENNCNIIHFILNNSMS from the coding sequence ATGAAAATACCTAAATTACGTGCTGAAGTAATGATTTTAAATGAAGATCATTCTAAAGTACTTGTACAATGTGATTTAAGTAAAACATTTTATCGTTTTCCAGGCGGTTCTATTGAATTTGGTGAAATAGCAAAAGAAGCAATAATGCGAGAATTAATGGAAGAATACGATTTGAAGATCGATGTTCAAGAGTTAGCTGTTGTAAATGAGCATATTTTTGAGTGGAACAACGAAAAAGGACATCATTGTACATTAATACATTGGGGAACGGTTGAAGAGATAATTACAAATGAAATAAGGCATAAAGAACATGAAGATATTATATTAATTTGGAAAAGTCTAGACGAATTAAAGGAGAAGCCAATATACCCTATAGGAATCTTAAATTATTTAGAAGAGAATAACTGTAATATCATCCACTTTATTTTAAATAATTCAATGAGTTAA
- a CDS encoding GrpB family protein, with amino-acid sequence MLGLPYGKVFLVPWSEEWEFEFSKEKQLIEEQIGKYILAIHHIGSTSIPHLSAKPIIDIAIELRDYTVGLNCIKGLELLNYKYRKDVLPERYYFNKGEPRTHQIHMYEQENTYLIEQLSFRDYLRNNTTARMQYEQLKIRLSQANPNNKHKYAEDKASFIKCILDKTSV; translated from the coding sequence ATGCTAGGTTTACCCTATGGTAAAGTGTTTTTAGTTCCGTGGTCCGAAGAGTGGGAATTTGAGTTTTCAAAAGAAAAACAATTAATTGAGGAACAAATTGGAAAATACATTTTAGCGATACACCATATTGGAAGTACTTCCATCCCGCATTTAAGCGCAAAGCCTATTATTGATATTGCGATTGAATTAAGAGATTATACGGTCGGTTTAAACTGTATTAAAGGGTTAGAACTACTAAATTATAAATACAGAAAAGATGTACTACCTGAAAGATACTATTTTAACAAAGGCGAGCCAAGAACTCATCAAATTCATATGTATGAACAAGAGAATACATATTTAATAGAACAATTAAGTTTCCGAGATTACTTAAGAAATAATACAACTGCTCGCATGCAGTATGAGCAGTTAAAGATTCGACTTTCACAAGCAAACCCTAACAATAAACATAAGTATGCGGAGGACAAAGCTAGTTTTATTAAATGTATATTAGATAAAACTAGCGTCTGA
- a CDS encoding PP2C family serine/threonine-protein phosphatase, whose translation MHITNNTQYSWVGSREMCLDEVSVKQYGDIVLGKYGGNISARAKKNEDGALVWSNGDWEFAVILDGHNSAESVDLVVNTIQKEYENIKAIMKESIKTVFRSVENHILTIFQSQSFKEKCKRVKGETACLICIRKENYIWWLSIGDCLVYVFHEELHKLGQYTLNQRQFYEWIGNVNTFDLPIPCYSTGIRELRTGKNRIVMVTDGVLECGERRYETPLNLYNDMNRNNIELDESVQHVLEHVHHQFGRDSATIISWDVENKMHATYPSDQPVKR comes from the coding sequence ATGCATATAACAAATAATACACAATATTCATGGGTTGGAAGTAGAGAGATGTGTTTAGATGAAGTTTCGGTAAAGCAATATGGTGATATCGTACTTGGTAAATACGGCGGAAATATAAGTGCCAGAGCAAAAAAGAATGAAGACGGTGCATTAGTTTGGTCGAATGGTGATTGGGAATTCGCCGTTATATTAGACGGACATAATAGTGCAGAAAGTGTTGATTTAGTAGTAAATACAATCCAAAAAGAATATGAAAATATAAAAGCGATTATGAAAGAATCAATTAAAACAGTATTTCGATCTGTTGAAAATCATATACTTACAATTTTTCAATCACAATCATTTAAAGAAAAGTGCAAAAGAGTAAAAGGTGAAACAGCTTGCTTAATATGTATAAGAAAAGAAAATTATATATGGTGGCTATCTATTGGCGATTGTTTAGTTTATGTATTTCATGAAGAATTACATAAATTAGGACAATATACATTAAACCAACGTCAATTTTATGAATGGATTGGTAATGTAAATACATTTGATTTACCTATTCCGTGCTATTCAACAGGAATTCGTGAATTACGTACTGGAAAAAATCGAATTGTAATGGTTACAGATGGAGTATTAGAATGCGGCGAACGTCGTTATGAAACGCCATTAAATCTATATAATGACATGAATAGAAATAATATAGAACTTGACGAAAGTGTTCAGCATGTATTAGAGCACGTTCATCATCAATTCGGACGAGATAGTGCTACAATTATTAGTTGGGACGTTGAAAACAAAATGCATGCTACGTACCCAAGTGATCAGCCGGTGAAAAGGTAA
- a CDS encoding dihydrolipoamide acetyltransferase family protein has product MAVEVVMPKLGMAMKEGIITSWNIKAGDHVAKGELIASINSEKIETEIEAPADGTVLDIAVSEDEGVPPGTIICYIGKPNEKVEVHENIHVVEEKIPNPEPKNVQHPEPYAKEMVKQRVKISPVAKKIAKTENLNIRELIGTGPGGRITKVDVLKALEERVTIPEVLEQEESKVIPVTGMRKAIANRMHASLQNSAQLTLTMKVDVTDLVALHKEIAEVVQERYDNKLTITDLVSRAVVLALGEHKEMNSAYIDDAIHQFGHVHLGMAVAIEKGLVVPAIRFANNLSLVELSKQIKNVAQKARKGSLSSDDMQGTTFTISNLGSFGIEYFTPVLNTPETGILGVGAIEHVPVYKGEKLRKGSMLPLSLTFDHRVLDGAPAAAFLRTIKRYLEEPVTILL; this is encoded by the coding sequence ATGGCTGTAGAAGTTGTAATGCCGAAGTTAGGTATGGCGATGAAAGAAGGTATTATTACGAGCTGGAATATTAAAGCGGGCGATCATGTAGCAAAAGGTGAACTAATTGCTAGTATTAACTCAGAAAAAATCGAAACTGAAATAGAAGCACCAGCTGATGGAACTGTTCTTGATATAGCTGTAAGTGAAGATGAGGGAGTTCCACCTGGTACTATAATTTGCTACATCGGTAAACCGAATGAAAAAGTAGAGGTTCATGAAAATATTCATGTTGTAGAAGAAAAAATACCTAATCCAGAACCTAAAAATGTACAACATCCAGAACCATATGCGAAAGAAATGGTGAAGCAAAGGGTCAAAATATCTCCAGTAGCGAAGAAAATTGCAAAAACCGAAAATCTTAATATTAGGGAATTAATTGGTACAGGTCCTGGCGGAAGAATTACAAAGGTAGATGTATTAAAAGCACTTGAAGAAAGAGTGACAATTCCAGAAGTACTAGAACAAGAAGAAAGCAAAGTAATTCCTGTTACTGGTATGCGGAAAGCAATCGCAAACCGTATGCATGCAAGCTTACAAAATAGTGCGCAATTAACATTAACGATGAAAGTAGATGTTACAGATTTAGTGGCTTTACATAAAGAAATAGCGGAAGTTGTACAAGAAAGATACGATAACAAACTAACTATTACGGATCTCGTTTCTCGCGCTGTTGTATTAGCGCTTGGGGAGCATAAAGAAATGAACAGCGCTTATATAGATGATGCAATCCATCAATTTGGACATGTTCATTTAGGTATGGCGGTCGCAATAGAAAAAGGATTAGTCGTTCCGGCTATTCGCTTTGCTAATAATCTATCTTTAGTAGAGTTATCTAAACAAATTAAAAACGTTGCACAAAAAGCAAGAAAAGGTAGTTTAAGTAGTGATGATATGCAAGGAACAACCTTTACAATTAGTAATTTAGGTAGCTTTGGAATTGAATATTTCACACCAGTATTAAATACGCCTGAAACTGGTATTTTAGGTGTGGGGGCAATTGAACATGTTCCAGTATATAAAGGGGAAAAATTAAGAAAAGGAAGTATGTTACCTTTAAGTTTAACATTCGATCATCGTGTATTAGATGGTGCACCAGCAGCTGCATTTTTACGCACAATTAAACGTTATTTAGAAGAACCTGTAACAATTCTTTTATAA
- a CDS encoding HIT family protein, translating into MVMDMSINNQVEQNCFICEKHKGNITVPGGAIYEDDLVYVGHVHWDTEETYLGYVMIDIKRHVPGLAELAENEAKAFGLITSRISKALKESEGAEHIYTFVSGNGVPHMHMHIIPRYPNTPKEFWSPTEVAGWTGAPHGGSEQIQKLCERIRKYMVNEYAYNK; encoded by the coding sequence ATGGTGATGGATATGTCAATAAACAATCAAGTAGAACAAAACTGCTTTATTTGCGAAAAACATAAAGGAAACATTACAGTTCCAGGTGGTGCTATATATGAAGACGATCTCGTATACGTTGGACATGTCCATTGGGATACAGAAGAAACATATCTTGGTTACGTAATGATTGATATAAAAAGACATGTACCTGGTCTCGCTGAATTAGCTGAAAATGAGGCAAAAGCATTCGGACTTATAACAAGTAGAATAAGTAAAGCGTTAAAAGAAAGCGAAGGTGCAGAACATATTTACACTTTCGTTTCAGGGAATGGTGTACCCCATATGCATATGCACATCATACCGCGTTATCCGAATACACCGAAAGAGTTTTGGTCACCAACTGAAGTAGCGGGATGGACAGGTGCACCGCATGGAGGTTCAGAGCAAATACAAAAACTATGTGAAAGAATACGAAAGTATATGGTAAATGAGTATGCATATAACAAATAA
- the acoB gene encoding acetoin:2,6-dichlorophenolindophenol oxidoreductase subunit beta, with amino-acid sequence MTRTVSMSTAINEAMKISMRRDENVILIGEDVAGGAQVDHLQDDEAWGGVLGVTKGLVQEFGRNRILDTPISEAGYMGAAMAAAATGLRPIAELMFNDFIGSCLDQVLNQGAKFRYMFGGKAKVPVTVRTMHGAGFSAAAQHSQSLYALFTSIPGIKVVVPSTPYDAKGLLLAAIEDDDPVIFFEDKTLYNMKGEVPEGYYTIPLGKADIKREGSDVTIIAIGKQVHTALAAAEQLSKKGLEVEVIDPRSLSPLDEDTILASVEKTNRLIVIDEANPRCSIATDIAAIVADKGFDLLDAPIKRITAPHTPVPFSPPLEKLYLPTPEKVIETVSEMIGDQSLLHV; translated from the coding sequence ATGACTAGAACAGTAAGTATGTCAACTGCAATTAATGAAGCGATGAAAATTTCAATGCGTCGTGATGAAAACGTAATTTTAATCGGAGAAGATGTTGCAGGTGGTGCACAAGTTGATCACTTGCAAGATGATGAAGCGTGGGGCGGTGTACTCGGTGTTACGAAAGGACTTGTACAAGAATTTGGCCGAAATCGTATTTTAGATACACCAATTTCAGAAGCAGGTTATATGGGAGCGGCGATGGCAGCGGCGGCAACAGGTTTACGTCCGATTGCTGAATTAATGTTTAATGATTTTATCGGTAGTTGTCTTGATCAAGTATTAAATCAAGGTGCAAAGTTCCGCTATATGTTCGGTGGTAAAGCGAAAGTGCCAGTTACAGTACGTACGATGCATGGTGCTGGTTTTAGCGCAGCAGCACAACATTCGCAAAGTTTATATGCGTTATTTACGAGCATTCCAGGTATAAAAGTTGTCGTTCCTTCTACTCCGTATGACGCAAAAGGCTTATTATTAGCGGCAATTGAAGATGATGACCCAGTAATCTTCTTTGAAGATAAAACACTCTACAATATGAAAGGTGAAGTGCCAGAAGGGTACTATACAATTCCTTTAGGGAAAGCAGATATTAAACGCGAGGGTTCTGATGTAACAATCATCGCAATTGGAAAACAAGTTCATACAGCACTTGCAGCTGCTGAGCAATTATCGAAAAAGGGACTTGAAGTAGAAGTAATCGATCCACGTTCTTTATCACCGTTGGATGAGGATACGATTTTAGCATCTGTTGAAAAAACAAATCGGCTAATTGTTATTGACGAAGCAAATCCAAGATGTAGTATCGCAACAGATATTGCAGCAATTGTAGCCGATAAAGGATTCGATTTGTTAGATGCACCTATTAAACGAATTACAGCACCACATACACCAGTTCCGTTCTCGCCACCACTTGAAAAGTTATATTTACCAACGCCGGAGAAAGTAATTGAAACTGTTTCAGAAATGATTGGAGACCAATCTTTATTACATGTGTAA
- a CDS encoding DUF4181 domain-containing protein encodes MRTYTFWIIIFVFCIVGYFLEQFLRRKLNMPKKGLWGYNKHVNSLHKKLEIGLIFVYLITSFIYIFKFESANIAYVIFTYLGVSWILRAWMEWKYDKKSKEYIISLFGLTSFILMISMMFYFVPPAA; translated from the coding sequence ATGAGAACCTATACGTTTTGGATTATAATCTTTGTTTTTTGTATAGTGGGCTACTTTTTAGAACAATTTTTAAGAAGAAAGTTGAATATGCCAAAGAAAGGCTTATGGGGATATAATAAACATGTAAATAGCTTACATAAAAAATTAGAAATAGGACTAATTTTTGTTTATTTAATAACTAGTTTTATTTATATATTCAAATTCGAAAGCGCTAATATTGCGTATGTCATTTTTACTTATTTAGGGGTTTCCTGGATTTTAAGAGCATGGATGGAATGGAAGTATGATAAAAAATCGAAAGAGTATATTATTTCGTTATTCGGATTAACTTCGTTTATCCTTATGATTTCGATGATGTTTTACTTTGTTCCACCTGCTGCATGA
- a CDS encoding DUF4181 domain-containing protein: MIIIVLGIGGYFLEQFLRKKLNMKKRGFFGYKYVNSLHMKLEIVLFIIYFITCFTYVNSENVGYVMFIFFGTLWTLRAWMEWKYNRESKECILSIIGLVAFIIMIALLLYFQPFLT; encoded by the coding sequence ATTATTATTATTGTACTAGGTATAGGTGGTTACTTTTTAGAACAGTTTCTAAGAAAAAAATTGAATATGAAGAAGAGGGGGTTCTTCGGTTATAAGTATGTGAATAGTTTGCATATGAAATTGGAAATAGTATTATTTATTATTTATTTCATAACTTGTTTTACTTATGTAAATAGCGAAAATGTAGGATATGTTATGTTCATTTTTTTCGGAACTTTATGGACGTTACGGGCATGGATGGAGTGGAAATATAATAGGGAATCGAAAGAATGCATTCTTTCGATAATCGGCTTAGTTGCATTTATTATTATGATTGCATTGTTACTTTACTTCCAGCCGTTTTTAACGTAA
- a CDS encoding quaternary amine ABC transporter ATP-binding protein has product MDNTKVRVENVTKVFGKHPQRALTLLKEGKSKSEILKETGMNVGVKKATFEVYTGEIFVIMGLSGSGKSTLVRMLNQLIKPTAGHIYIDGEDIATMGKEELRRVRRTKMSMVFQKFALFPHRTVIQNVAYGLEIQGVPVEERENKALESLQLVGLDHHKDNYPSQLSGGMQQRVGIARALTNNPDVLLMDESFSALDPLIRKEMQDELLELQDKMEKTIIFITHDLDEALRIGDRIALMKDGEIVQIGTPEEIMMSPANEFVEKFVADVNLGKVITAESILKRPETLLIDRGPRVALQIMRNAGVSTVYVVNKKYEFLGILTADDASKAVQKQWPIADLLLNDIPHVYLDTLLEETYAKMAEMKYPLPVIDEKKRLRGIIKRESVIQALAGNIEEEVKDDE; this is encoded by the coding sequence ATGGATAATACAAAGGTGCGTGTTGAAAACGTAACAAAAGTATTTGGGAAACACCCGCAAAGAGCGCTTACCTTATTAAAAGAAGGAAAAAGCAAATCAGAAATTTTAAAAGAGACAGGAATGAACGTTGGTGTGAAAAAAGCAACGTTTGAAGTATACACCGGAGAAATTTTCGTTATTATGGGTTTATCCGGTAGCGGGAAATCAACGCTAGTTCGAATGCTAAATCAATTAATCAAACCGACAGCGGGGCATATATACATAGATGGTGAAGACATTGCAACGATGGGAAAAGAAGAATTACGAAGAGTGAGAAGAACGAAGATGAGCATGGTGTTTCAAAAGTTCGCTTTATTTCCGCACCGTACAGTGATACAAAACGTTGCGTACGGGTTAGAAATTCAAGGAGTTCCAGTAGAGGAACGAGAAAATAAGGCGTTAGAATCACTACAGTTAGTAGGACTTGATCATCATAAAGATAATTACCCTAGTCAACTTAGTGGTGGTATGCAGCAGCGTGTTGGAATCGCAAGGGCACTAACGAATAATCCAGATGTATTACTAATGGACGAGTCATTTAGTGCATTAGATCCACTAATTCGAAAAGAAATGCAAGATGAACTGTTAGAGTTACAAGATAAAATGGAAAAAACAATTATATTTATTACGCATGATTTAGATGAAGCACTTCGAATTGGCGATCGTATCGCATTAATGAAAGATGGAGAAATCGTTCAAATTGGAACGCCGGAAGAAATTATGATGAGCCCTGCCAATGAATTTGTAGAGAAGTTCGTTGCGGACGTGAATTTAGGAAAAGTAATTACGGCGGAATCTATATTAAAACGACCGGAGACTTTATTAATTGACCGTGGACCGCGTGTAGCCCTTCAAATTATGAGGAATGCGGGTGTTTCTACAGTATATGTTGTAAACAAAAAGTATGAGTTCTTAGGTATATTAACAGCAGACGATGCGAGCAAGGCGGTACAAAAGCAGTGGCCAATTGCTGACTTATTACTTAATGATATTCCGCACGTTTATTTAGATACTTTACTTGAGGAAACGTATGCAAAAATGGCGGAGATGAAATATCCGTTACCAGTAATCGATGAGAAGAAAAGGTTAAGAGGAATTATTAAACGTGAAAGTGTCATTCAAGCTCTTGCAGGAAACATTGAGGAAGAGGTGAAGGACGATGAATAA
- a CDS encoding DinB family protein, with product MAHVKDVLADQLLANANDPSWYIPFSDAVKDLSEREAFWKPNEESNSIAEIVQHLLYWNSTWQTRYKESNVNAVPAIGDNNKSFMLSDNQSFDELREKLLEKLLQWQKLINEERVESDVIGFLVSAKWWEVLANVTTHNAYHIGQIIYIRKLQKSFDNE from the coding sequence ATGGCCCATGTGAAAGATGTATTAGCAGATCAATTATTGGCGAATGCAAATGATCCTAGTTGGTATATTCCATTTTCAGATGCAGTGAAAGATTTATCTGAGAGAGAAGCTTTCTGGAAACCGAATGAAGAGAGTAATAGTATAGCTGAAATTGTACAACATTTACTGTATTGGAACTCAACGTGGCAAACTAGGTACAAAGAATCGAATGTTAATGCCGTGCCTGCTATTGGTGATAATAACAAAAGTTTTATGCTTTCAGATAATCAATCTTTCGATGAGTTAAGAGAAAAACTACTAGAGAAACTGTTACAATGGCAAAAGCTCATCAATGAAGAGAGGGTAGAAAGTGATGTAATTGGATTTCTAGTAAGTGCGAAGTGGTGGGAAGTGCTAGCAAACGTAACAACTCATAATGCTTATCATATTGGTCAAATTATTTATATCCGGAAGTTACAGAAGAGTTTTGATAATGAATAA